Proteins from a single region of Streptomyces sp. HUAS 15-9:
- the rplT gene encoding 50S ribosomal protein L20 — protein sequence MARVKRAVNAHKKRRAILEQASGYRGQRSRLYRKAKEQVTHSLVYNYNDRKKRKGDFRQLWIQRINAAARANGMTYNRFIQGLKAANVEVDRKILAELAVNDANAFAALVEVAQKALPSDVNAPKAA from the coding sequence GTGGCACGCGTCAAGCGGGCAGTCAACGCCCACAAGAAGCGCCGGGCGATCCTCGAGCAGGCCTCCGGCTACCGCGGTCAGCGTTCGCGCCTGTACCGCAAGGCCAAGGAGCAGGTCACCCACTCGCTGGTCTACAACTACAACGACCGCAAGAAGCGCAAGGGCGACTTCCGTCAGCTGTGGATCCAGCGCATCAACGCCGCCGCCCGCGCCAACGGCATGACGTACAACCGCTTCATCCAGGGTCTGAAGGCCGCGAACGTCGAGGTCGACCGCAAGATCCTGGCCGAGCTGGCCGTCAACGACGCGAACGCGTTCGCCGCGCTCGTCGAGGTCGCCCAGAAGGCGCTGCCGTCGGACGTCAACGCCCCCAAGGCGGCGTGA
- the rpmI gene encoding 50S ribosomal protein L35 yields MPKNKSHSGASKRFKVTGSGKVLRERAGKRHLLEHKSSRVTRRLTGNAEMAPGDAAKIKKLLGK; encoded by the coding sequence ATGCCGAAGAACAAGTCGCACAGCGGTGCCAGCAAGCGCTTCAAGGTCACCGGCTCCGGCAAGGTGCTCCGTGAGCGCGCCGGCAAGCGCCACCTGCTCGAGCACAAGTCGTCCCGTGTGACGCGTCGCCTCACCGGCAACGCCGAGATGGCCCCGGGCGACGCCGCGAAGATCAAGAAGCTTCTCGGCAAGTGA
- the infC gene encoding translation initiation factor IF-3 → MWCYRGGSISAEPRINDRIRVPEVRLVGPSGEQVGIVPLAKALELAQEYDLDLVEVAANARPPVCKLMDYGKFKYESAMKAREARKNQAHTVIKEMKLRPKIDPHDYDTKKGHVVRFLKQGDKVKITIMFRGREQSRPELGYRLLQRLAEDVQDLGFVESNPKQDGRNMIMVLGPHKKKTEAMAEARQAQEARKAEAKANPGRSQNAADLENAETAEAPAEASAEA, encoded by the coding sequence GTGTGGTGCTACCGAGGAGGATCCATCAGCGCCGAGCCCCGCATCAACGACCGGATTCGCGTTCCCGAGGTGCGACTTGTCGGTCCCAGTGGCGAGCAGGTGGGCATTGTCCCGCTGGCCAAGGCACTGGAGCTTGCACAGGAGTACGACCTGGACCTGGTCGAGGTCGCGGCGAACGCCCGTCCGCCCGTGTGCAAGCTCATGGACTACGGGAAGTTCAAGTACGAGTCGGCCATGAAGGCCCGTGAGGCGCGCAAGAACCAGGCGCACACGGTCATCAAGGAGATGAAGCTCCGGCCGAAGATCGACCCGCACGACTATGACACCAAGAAGGGTCACGTCGTCCGGTTCCTCAAGCAGGGCGACAAGGTCAAGATCACGATCATGTTCCGTGGTCGCGAGCAGTCCCGGCCCGAGCTGGGCTACCGACTGCTGCAGCGTCTCGCGGAGGACGTCCAGGACCTCGGTTTCGTGGAGTCGAACCCGAAGCAGGACGGCCGAAACATGATCATGGTTCTCGGTCCGCACAAGAAGAAGACCGAGGCGATGGCCGAGGCCCGTCAGGCGCAGGAGGCCCGCAAGGCGGAAGCGAAGGCCAACCCCGGCCGCTCGCAGAACGCCGCGGACCTCGAGAACGCCGAGACTGCCGAGGCTCCTGCCGAGGCATCCGCCGAGGCGTGA
- a CDS encoding DUF1844 domain-containing protein, translated as MSETPDFDSMTRDIAEVPAVEVIVTVAVNLMSAAAVKLGLTEEGEKHKDLDEARKLVTALAGLLDASATEISSFHAAPLRDGLKSLQLAFREASIVPDEPGQGPGEKYTGAVYG; from the coding sequence ATGAGTGAGACCCCCGACTTCGACTCCATGACCCGCGACATCGCCGAGGTCCCGGCGGTCGAGGTGATCGTGACGGTCGCCGTCAACCTGATGAGCGCCGCGGCCGTGAAGCTCGGTCTGACCGAGGAGGGCGAGAAGCACAAGGACCTGGACGAGGCCCGCAAGCTGGTGACCGCCCTCGCCGGTCTGCTGGACGCGAGCGCGACCGAGATCAGCTCCTTCCACGCCGCGCCGCTTCGCGACGGCCTGAAGTCGCTGCAGCTGGCGTTCCGCGAGGCGTCGATCGTCCCGGACGAGCCGGGCCAGGGCCCCGGCGAGAAGTACACCGGGGCTGTCTACGGCTAG